In one window of Hevea brasiliensis isolate MT/VB/25A 57/8 chromosome 10, ASM3005281v1, whole genome shotgun sequence DNA:
- the LOC110668209 gene encoding FBD-associated F-box protein At5g56380-like — protein MEKVDRLTELPESIIHRIISFLSFHDATKTSILSRKFRSIWYSFPTIWFDESHQTGKRSVERRSKRIDTFLSYVHDFLRLREPNIALQVFRFRVALTSDFHDKSDDRIDAAISYALENYVKELDLDVVGDYNNSRSYYRLPSAVFSARSIAVLKLKGFKLMPQDLILSSKLMEYLAIHGCSGMKTLKVSCDKLKFVKIDSCDRLEKIEMAASNMESFSFDGTRKYGELGSFDINFSACISLKHLSLENTPITDACLTCGVSGLFMLETLILRHCNSLVNLYLFSLELKTMELENCSRLKKIEVVAPNLESFVCNNGELKTCIINIEACKLLKSIALQGVQITSQWLENNVSDELALLEDVKLFGCNILGKFKICHKKLKSFQLPQCQLEEAEIDSRNLNSFVCSVGSDPISLAVHSPQADVKLFLENRENFVSTNWFLRLRDVLASMGHCRELKLVCNSEKPLMVPEDLRESLLSPMYDLRRLKVEIISKPMEQLVDLIDSLLWLAPHPNFISILLGSKEKTLKLEYSLRVATDEDPSCCKSRLFKCWRHYLKEVTMENFETSEKNSLQKFITENAMRLKAIYDH, from the exons ATGGAGAAGGTCGATCGTTTGACAGAATTGCCTGAATCTATCATCCATCGAATCATCTCCTTCTTGTCCTTCCATGATGCTACCAAAACTAGCATCTTGTCCAGAAAATTTAGGTCTATATGGTATTCATTCCCTACCATATGGTTCGACGAGAGCCACCAGACAGGTAAGAGGAGTGTAGAGAGAAGGTCAAAGAGAATAGATACATTCTTGAGTTATGTGCATGATTTTCTCCGTCTTCGTGAACCCAATATTGCTTTACAGGTATTCAGGTTTCGTGTTGCTCTAACTTCTGATTTCCATGATAAATCAGACGACCGCATTGATGCGGCGATTAGTTATGCATTAGAGAATTATGTGAAAGAACTTGATCTTGATGTTGTTGGAGACTACAATAATTCTAGGTCCTATTATCGTTTGCCATCGGCAGTTTTTTCCGCCAGATCAATCGCTGTTTTGAAGTTGAAAGGGTTCAAGTTAATGCCGCAGGATTTGATACTGAGCAGCAAGCTCATGGAGTATTTGGCTATCCATGGATGCAGCGGGATGAAAACCCTCAAGGTTTCATGCGATAAGCTCAAGTTTGTCAAGATAGATTCTTGTGATAGGCTTGAGAAAATTGAGATGGCTGCTTCAAATATGGAATCTTTCTCGTTTGATGGGACGAGAAAATATGGGGAATTAGGGTCTTTTGATATCAATTTTTCTGCATGCATATCACTCAAGCATTTATCATTAGAGAATACTCCGATTACAGATGCATGTCTTACGTGCGGAGTTTCAGGGCTTTTTATGCTTGAGACCTTGATTCTCCGGCACTGTAACTCGCTTGTAAACTTGTATCTTTTCAGCCTTGAACTCAAAACGATGGAGTTAGAAAACTGTTCCCGCTTAAAGAAGATTGAGGTTGTTGCTCCTAACCTTGAATCTTTTGTATGCAACAATGGAGAGTTGAAGACATGCATCATCAACATTGAGGCTTGCAAACTTCTTAAGAGTATAGCATTGCAGGGAGTTCAGATAACAAGCCAATGGCTTGAAAATAATGTCTCTGATGAATTGGCTTTGCTCGAAGATGTGAAGTTATTTGGGTGCAATATCCTAGGAAAATTTAAGATTTGTCATAAGAAGCTGAAGAGCTTTCAGCTACCCCAATGTCAGCTGGAAGAGGCTGAAATTGATTCAAGGAATCTAAATTCATTTGTGTGCAGCGTCGGATCAGACCCTATCAGTCTAGCGGTTCATTCCCCGCAAGCAGATGTTAAGCTTTTCTTGGAAAATAGAGAGAATTTTGTCTCCACTAATTGGTTCTTGAGGTTGAGAGATGTTCTTGCATCCATGGGCCATTGCAGAGAACTCAAGCTCGTTTGCAATTCTGAGAAG CCTCTGATGGTTCCGGAAGATTTAAGGGAAAGTTTACTTTCTCCAATGTATGATCTGAGACGTCTGAAAGTGGAAATCATCAGTAAACCAATGGAGCAACTCGTGGACTTGATAGATAGTTTGCTTTGGCTTGCTCCTCATCCAAACTTCATATCTATtcttttgggttccaaagaaaaaaCCTTGAAG TTAGAATACTCTCTGCGAGTGGCCACTGATGAAGATCCATCTTGCTGCAAGTCAAGGCTATTTAAGTGCTGGCGACATTACTTGAAAGAAGTTACAATGGAAAACTTTGAGACTAGTGAAAAGAACAGCCTGCAGAAGTTTATAACAGAAAATGCAATGCGATTGAAGGCAATTTACGACCACTAA
- the LOC110668262 gene encoding uncharacterized protein LOC110668262, translating to MSMPIATLPSPTFKILSLHRLNLRIRNDTVSFRSSSIKTQPFNPQPTRKRFGLFYSRTLGFCLNVAENGQGESKTSVDDDAERLARGESTMPDRFRYLTKEAPDPPVTWPWFVALGFLVYAWRAVLFELANWKKAVLAVVSFVGYLLKLLLAVIFHFIGDPITSLIRCIETLIYTVRAFYSGIVAYAPVPELTMIILLASAVLAVAEAAAPNSIISQPYLLTISGLVGYAAVRNYISEPLFWTLLLGFYGFSRLVKKRDHVTSALPAAAVLAAVGEPWVRVLVMLSYLALAIYHHSWKLSKGKEEDEVAATGQRVPVPLLCAALAIGIHLAAKWAGYRHLTWMIV from the exons ATGTCGATGCCTATCGCCACTCTCCCTTCTCCCACCTTCAAAATTCTCTCACTTCATCGTCTCAACCTTCGAATTCGTAACGATACTGTTTCATTTCGTTCTTCGTCCATCAAAACCCAACCCTTCAATCCCCAACCCACCCGGAAAAGGTTTGGCCTTTTCTACTCTAGAACTTTAGGGTTTTGCCTGAATGTAGCAGAGAATGGACAAGGAGAGAGCAAGACTAGTGTTGATGATGATGCTGAAAGGTTGGCTCGTGGAGAGAGTACTATGCCTGATAGGTTCAGGTACTTGACTAAGGAAGCGCCTGATCCTCCTGTTACATGGCCATGGTTTGTGG CACTGGGTTTCCTTGTCTATGCATGGAGGGCTGTGTTATTTGAACTAGCCAACTGGAAGAAGGCCGTACTGGCAGTTGTTAGTTTTGTGGGATACCTTCTGAAACTTTTGTTGGCTGTAATCTTCCATTTCATTGGGGATCCAATCACTTCTTTGATCAGATGCATAGAGACTCTAATATACACAGTTCGGGCTTTCTATTCTGGTATAGTTGCATATGCTCCTGTTCCAGAGTTGACTATGATTATTTTGCTTGCATCAGCAGTTCTTGCTGTTGCTGAAGCTGCTGCTCCAAACTCTATAATCAGCCAACCATATCTTCTTACAATATCTGGCCTGGTTGGCTATGCAGCTGTGAGGAACTACATCTCTGAGCCACTCTTCTGGACGCTTCTACTGGGTTTTTATGGTTTCTCTCGATTAGTTAAAAAGAGAGATCATGTAACATCTGCTTTGCCTGCAGCTGCTGTATTGGCTGCCGTTGGAGAACCCTGGGTTAGAGTTTTAGTGATGCTTTCCTATCTGGCTCTAGCTATTTATCACCATTCATGGAAGCTTTccaaaggaaaagaagaagatgaagttgcggCAACAGGTCAAAGGGTTCCAGTGCCATTGTTATGTGCAGCCTTAGCCATCGGAATTCATCTTGCTGCTAAGTGGGCTGGGTACCGGCACTTGACGTGGATGATAGTATAA